In Bos taurus isolate L1 Dominette 01449 registration number 42190680 breed Hereford chromosome 13, ARS-UCD2.0, whole genome shotgun sequence, the DNA window tgcccccaaccctaaGGGTGGAGCAGCAGTCGGGGTGGGGGCAGCGCGCCCCTCTACCCTGTGGACGCACCCGTGGTGATGCAGAAGTAGGTCTCGTGGGGGGAAACGTGGTGGATGCGATGGTGTTTGCGGGGCAGGATGACGTGCCAGTCCTGCAGGAAGACGACCCAGCATGGCAGCCCGAAGTACGTGTGCGACCACTTGTGGATCTGGTTGGTGAAGGTGCCAAAGATGATCAGGCAGAAGACGAAGCACTCCCAGGGGTACAGCTGCTCCAGGACTTCTgcggggtggggagagggtgggtGCCCACGGGCCCCAAACAGCTGTCACATAGGGCAGGGGCCCACTGCCAGCCTGGCTCTCACCCCTTGCCCCTGGGCAGCAAACTTCCTGGGATGGCAGGCACCCTGGCCTCCTTCTAATCTCCCACATGGCCTCTGGCAGGCTCAGACTCCCCTGTGGCCTCAGTCTTCCCTTCTGCTAAGTGGGCAGAATGGGAATAAGCAGAAATAATGGTTGAGAATGTGGGCTTTGGAGTGAGGCAGGGCTGGGTGCAGGTCCCTGCTCTGACATTTCTTGACTGTGTGAACAGGGGTCAGCGACTCTACCTCTTTACATCTCAACTTCCTCATCAATGAAATGGGAATAAATCTCGGTCCGGATTCCCTAGAAGCAGAGCCTCACTAAAACAAGGCCTCATGTGCATGTGATCTATCTGACTGGGGAGGGGAATCTTTTGAAAAACACCCAAGGGAGTGATGAAAGCAAGACAGGGCAGGGGAAGAATTAAGCAAAGATGGGATGGGGGGAATCTTGTCTCAGCCTGATCCAGGGAGGCGGAGGGTGGATTCTGAAATGCTGATGACTCCACAGAGTTGGTCCCACTCAGAGGCAGGGGCTGGTCTTTTGCAGGCTTTCTGGGTCACTGACTTCAGGCTTATCCCAAGGGGAGGGGCGGGACCTGTGCTGGCAGTTCTCAGAAGGGAGCTCACAGCGGCTCAGAGCAGCGGGGAGAGGATGTGGTCGGACACCACACCACTCACACTCTCCCCACAGGGGGCTGCTCTGAGGACCAGCAAGGTGTCAAGCTGCTAGAACAAGAGCTGGCTCAGAGGAAGGGTCCTCCCCCACATTCCCCCGCACTGAGGtcactgaggctcaaagaggtgatGGGACTCGCCTTGGGACAGGTTCCCTTCCCCAAACAGGCAGGGCAGAGATCTGAACTCAGGACTGAGTTTGGATCAGGCTATACATACTCTTTCCACTAAGCCCAGGCAGCAAGATCAGAAGCCCCCAGGGCCAGGCAGGTGAATTCAAATGAACGAGGCGGGGGGAGGTTATGACTGCAGGGAGCAGCGGGGACTGCGGCAAACGGGAGAGCGTGCCTCTTGTGCAAGGGGGGCCCCACAGCTCAGCTccggcccagtgcagccaagtggGAGCCAGGATCCAGGTGGCCAGGTCGGATTGTTCCAGAGAAGTTGGAAACATAGATCTTTATGTCAAATATCCCAATTTTATACGAGGGCAACTAACTAAACTTTTATAACACCGAGGGGCGAAACACCCACACCAGCTACGGGAGGCTCGTGGGAGGCGGGTGTGTGTGCCTGTCCCCGAGGGCTGCCTGGAGGCTCCCCCGCTGGCATGCTCACCTGGGCTCTGGGTGCGGAACTTGTAGGCCATGTTTAACAGAGGCAGCAGCGTCAGCAGGCAGTTGTCCCCGTTGGTCTCGATGAAGTCGTGCCGGGTGATGGCTGTTGGGTCGATGTGATGCTCCCGGAATGGCCGGATGAAAGCCTAGGTGAGGTGGGGGGATGGGAGAGGGGGCCCAGCCGACCAGTCAGCCCCTCCCTGACCTCCTGCACACACACTCCGCACGGGAGCACCTCCTTGTCTCTGGCATGCCGCCCCAGCACGGCACTGCTGGGGGTCCCCCAGCCTTCAGGCTCCAGGTCTAGCAGCTTTAGCAGAAGATGGGTGGAAATGACCTGGTGGGACCTCCGGCTGCCTGCCCCTCTGTGGGCCTCAGTCTCCGGACCTGGGCTACGGAGGGGGGGTTGGCGACAACCTCCACCCTCCTCTCCTACCCTGAGGCAACTGAGGAGACCCCTCACACTGACAGACAGGacccttttattttttccaatatcCAACCCCTCCTTCTGGTAAGAGCCTCCGCTTCTTCTCTTAGTACCAGTTGCCCCAATCAGACTGCCTCCTCGGACCCTGGCCCGGCCAATCAGAGCATCCCATTCCTCTGGCCACAGTGACTGGCTGTGTGACAGCCACGTGACCCAAGCGAGGCCAATGGTGATGAGTCGTGGGACTTCGGTCCTAACTATGGGAAAAGGGGCGGTCTCCAGGGAGCGCTGAGCTGGGAGGATGGACCTTGAGGCAGCGGACGGCCATCCCGGCCACCTTAGCAGGGGAGAGCCCGCGTGAGAGTGGAGCCAGTAGAGGGGAAAGCAGAGACAGGCGTGGAGAGGGACGGGCTCCAAAGAATACAGTCTGTTCGTCCCACTGGACCCAACCACGCCCTAGTTTCACTTCTACAATTTTTAGTACACAAATCGGTACGTTTCTGTGgttactgctaagttgcttcagtcgtgtccgactctgtgcgaccccatagacggcagcccaccaggctcccccgtccctgggattctccaggcaagaacgccggagtgggttgccatttccttctccaaagcatgaaagtgaaaagtgaaagtgaagtcgctcagtcgtgtctgactcctagcgaccccacggactgcagcccaccaggctcctccgtccatgggattttccaggcaagagtactggagtggggtgccattgccttctcccttctgtGGTTAAGTGTGTACCAGATTTTCTATCACAATCAAAACGTCTGACTGACACCAGATAAAGTTCAATGGAAATGAACAGTGAGGTGCAGCAGGGCAGGCAGAGGAGAACAAGATGCGGTGTGGCCCCCAAGTTCAAGGGGGTCCAGTGAGGTGGACATGTATCAGAGCTCTCTGTCCCAGGCCTGATGCTTTTACTTCCAGGAAATCACAGGCGATTCCTGTTCTGGTCTTGAAGGCGGGGGAGTGGGGGTCAGGTTGGAACCACAGTTTTCACATTACAGATAGGAAAATGGGCTCAGAGAGGAAAggggactcagcccagttcagacAGCCCCACCTCCTCCTGGAGGAGACAGGCTGGGCTTCAGGGCTCGGTCAACATACGCACCTTCCCCACAATGGGCAGCTCCACGGAGCCCCAGGTGTCGGCTCCCCAGTGCACCAGGCCGGACAGGAAGTCAGCAAGGAGAGCCCCTGCCACTGTGGACAAGAGGAGGGTAAGCCGGAGGTGGGGGGAGTCGAGGGCACGTCCctacccactccccaccccaattCAGGAAGTCACTCGCTCACTCATTCAGGTTAGGGTGTTCCCTCTTCTTCTTGGGACACTTTGCTGCCTGTGAATGGAGCCGCAGTCTGTCCCTTTACTTGGTCATCCCCAGGGAGACGCGGGGCCTCACTTGCTAGGTGAGTCTGGAGGAGTAAACTGGGCTCAGGTCGCCCAGCCTTTCCCTGTTAGGAGCCGGCTGGCACTTTCTCTCTGACCCACAGTTGCCCCGCTCTACTCCAGTGCTACTGGTGACAGACGGCAAGGTCATTCTGGGGTTTGGTGTCAGGAAGAACCCGAGGTCTAGACAGAAGCCACACCCCCGCAACCCAGCTTTTACCAACAGTCAATGTGATCACTGGGCCCCCAGCAGCCTTTTCAGAACAAAGACCCCTCAGAGAGCCCCGAAACCACATGCTCACTTGAGGGTTCAGTATAATCCAGAGGGTAAGTGCTGTTACGCCTAGACTCACGTGCCAGCtgtcacttaccagctgtgtgacactgggcatgttccctaacctctctgtgccccagttCCCTCTAGATGGATGAGAATGAGAATGATTTAAAAAGAACACGGCAGCTACCGTCTACTGAATACTTTCTCAGTGCCAGACACGCTCGATCTTCACAAATTCTCACCTCTATCAGAAGCTGGTaccatctttatttttactttatagaggcggaaactgaggcttggagaacaGAACTAACTAGACTGAGGTCGCATACATGGCAAGCGGCAGAGCTAGGCGCTTAAGCTACCTTGGGGCCCAAGTATCTCGGGAGGATGCACCATGACATCGTCCACAAGGGGAAACCAAGGCCGAGTGGCCAGCCCGCTGCCCAAGGAGACGCCCCAGTACCACCCATCCTGCTCCCCACGCCTGCGTCTCAGCCCTGCTGGCATAGTCCCCTTCCTTACACCCCCTTACAAGCCTCTGGGTCTCTGCACTTGCTCTGAAACCTGCTGGAACATTCTTTCCCAAAATGTAACACAGCTCACTCCCTCACTTCCTTCAGATCTTTGCCTCAAAGGTCCCCcgaggacacctcatctaaaacCGTAAGCACCCCCGCCTCCCAGCATTTCctgtctcttttcttctccaaacACCTATCACCTTGGACTTCATTTCTGTTTACTGTCTTCCTCTATAAAAAACGTCAGCTCCACAAAGTCAGGAATTTTCGTCTTTCGTTTATGGCTGCATCCCACTTCTTGGCACACAATATGGGTCGGTACACGTGTTGAGTGAATCGATGGGAAGTGCTAAGTACAGTGTGTAGTGCAGAGGGAGCCCTCAATACTATCAttatctttgctgttgttcatttaGTCCATAAAGGCGACATTCTGCCAGGGACCTACTGTGTGCCCTACACTCGAGCCAGAGATGCACCGGACTTTGGCTGAGCTCATGTCACTGGGACAGAGAGATAAGGGGCAAGGAGATTTGCCAGGTGGTACAGTGGaggggaatctgcctgccagtgcaggggacacgggttcagtccctggtctgggaagatcccacatatcacagggcaacgaagcctgggcaccacaaaCAGAGAAgcccccgctcgccgcaactacagaaagcccgcgcagccagaaataaaaaaaaaaagacaacagagTGAGGAAGGGGTGACACTGCCTGGGGGCCAcgctggggagggggaggccgTGCCAGGGCTCTAAGGCTGGCGCACAGGGCTGGGCAGTCGTGCTGCTCAGGGGCGGTGCAGGGAGGGCGGGCCgggctggggaaggggctggTGAAGGCTGGGAAGCCCAGGGCTTCTGCACTTGCTGCTCCTCTATCCGGCGCGCCACCCCCTCCCTGAGACCCCTGAAGGGCTGGCTCCTCCTCCGTCTTCTAGCTCAGGGTAAACATCACGAAGCCCCCGGCTAAAGCCATCCTCCCAGGCAGGTGCTCTTGGTCACGTctccttgcttgcttgctttcacAGCACTGGTCACCATCTGAGGGGACAGCCTCGTTTATTTTCCCCACTTCTCGGATGCGGAAGGGGGCTCAGGGAGGTTGAACCACCTCCCTGAGTGGCAGACCTGGTTTGAGAAGAGGTTAGTCTACCAGTCTCCAAAACCAGCTCCCTTTCATGCCCTTAATCTCTGCCTCAGTAGGTCCGGGGTATTAATAGAGCTCCTACTGCATACCACAGGATGCCGTTACACACTGCCTTGTGTCTACCACGAGGGAACAGCGGCACTGGAGCCAAGCTCAGGGGGAGCCAGACCAAGAGCTGGAGCcactgctgtgtgaccctgggcaaactCTGCCTGCTCTGGGCCTCAGCATCTTCCCTTTGCCAGCGAAGGGTCAGCGGAGGTACCTCTTGAGCCCCCGTGCCATCAGCCTGAGCTAACGCTGCCTCAGGAGAACGCAGCCCTCCAGCAGGCTCCCTCACGGTGCCCAGTTTGCCTCCTCACCCTTGTTCCATGCAACCACCAACCTGCTTCCCATAATCACACACTGGTTTTGCCAACTCTGGGACTTCACACAGATGGATCCTTATGGGATATGCTTTTTTGGGTCTAGCTTTCTTCACTAGCATGATGCTTCTAGAGGCATCCATGTGGTTGTCTCAGGAGTTCATCCTTTTCAGTGCCAAACAGTGCTTCACCACCTGGATGTACCACGGTACGTTCATCCATTTTGCTGGTGGACAACGAGGCTGTTTCCAGGTTGGGGCTGGAATGACTCAGCTCCTGTGAACTGCCATCCACAAGCCTGTGTGAGGACATATGCCCTCATCTTCTTTGGGTAAAGATGCGAGCCATCtacctatctatccatctacccacccactTGCTTATTTAGTTTTActtgatatttattgagcacttatagTTACCAGGCTCTGTTCCAGCACCTTAAATGTTTTATCTCTCTTAATCCCTAAACTGTACCAAGGCCAGTCCTAAGCTGGTTACAGATCTCATCTCCTTAATCGTCCTAAGCACTTAATCCTTACAGAtgatgtgtgcgtgctaagtcgctcagtcatgtccgactctttgcgaccccacggactgtagcccgccaggctcctctgtccatgggattctccaggcaaggataccagagtgggttgccataccctcctccaggaaatcttcccagctcagggatcgaacctgcatctgtctcttgcattggcaggtgggttctttaccactagcgccacctgagaaactCCTTACAGATGACaatgataataaaaacaatattagAAAAATGTTTTGTAATTACAGTTAACACTAGGGTGCTTCCTGTGCGCTGGGTCCTTTGTCAAAAGTGTTAAAAAAGTGTATTATTGGGAATATAAATCCCCACAGATTAAACACGTGCTATGCAGCGACTTCTCTCCAAGGGGAACAATACGAAAAGGAGGTGGTGAGAGTAACTTTAAAGAAACCCGACAAACACCACTTGAGCCCGGTGGTCAAGGTCAACATCACGGGGATCAGTCACGCTGATAGTATATATCCTTGCTATAGATGGTGATGAAAATGGCACTTGACCTCTGGGCTCTTCCTCCCCAAGACACACAGCCCACTAACAAAAACACTAGACAAATCCCAGCAGACAAGCGTCCCACAAGACACAGCACTCCTCAAACTGTCCAGGTCACTGAAAACAAGGAAGATCCGAGAAAACCACAGCTCAGGAACCTCGACGGATGACAACTAAACGTGACGTGGGATCGTGGATGGGATCCTGGGGTAGAGAAAGGGCAGTAACTAAAAATTAAGGACATCCGTATgtgctgctgtatttaaaatggataaccaacaaggacctactgcacagcGCAGGGAACTCAGTTCAGTGAgcggtagcctggatgggaggggcgtCTGGGGGAGGACGATCTGTGCGGCTGAGGCACTCTGCTGCACGCCTGACACTATCACAATGCTGGCAACTGGCTGTTCTCCAGCAAAAAACAAGCAGCTAAGACACAACCAGCCGGCCAAACAAGAAACCCAAGAGACCACGCAGCTTAGGGTTCCACTTACATGAGATCTCCAAAATACGAAAATCTGATACAGAACGGAGATCAGTTAGGACTTAATGGTTAAGAGGTACAGGGTTTCTTTGCAGGGTGATGAAAGTGTTCTAAAATTGAGCGTGGTGATGATTAGGTAACTTGATAAATTTACTAAAAACTACTCGATTGTGCACTTTGTACGGGTGAATGCAATATTGTGTGAACGATATGACGACAAAGCTGTTacctaaaaaaattttaaaaactgaaaaaaacttAAGGACCTCTgaataaactatggactttacTTCATAATAATGCATATTGGTGCATTCATTATAACACACATATGATACCAACATGAGGCAGTAATAAGGGGAACTGGGGCCAGGGCTTATATGTGAACTTATATGTGAACTTGCTGTAACTATCTGCTCATTTCCTGTAAATCTAAAGCTGTCCTAAAAAAGagagtctattaaaaaaaagtgtgtcATCTCACTTCATGTCCACTGTGATAGGCCTCACCACATCCCACTTGCCAGAGGAAGAAATGAGACCTGGAGGGTAAGGAGGGGTCAGAGCTGCTGGTCAGTGGCCAGAGACTAGAGACAGGGCTGTTCATGATGCTGCTGAGCCTTCATGTCCAGGTCTGAGACAGGAACGGTATTTACGTCGCTTAAGTACCATCAGCTAACAACAGGCAAATGCAGGTcctaagggtttcccaggtgacgcagtggtaaagaatcctcctgccagtgcaggagacacaagagatgcagattccatccctggggtgggtagatcccctggagaaggaaacggcaacccactccagcattcttgcctgggagatcccacggacagaggagcctggcggactgcggtccatggggctgaaaaagtcagacacaaaggaGCGACCGAGCACGCAGTGCAGGCCTTGGGACACAGTACACGGCCCCCAACACAGCCACCGTCAGTAGTTAAATGCCGCTCCCCTCCTGCAGCATCTGCGGTGTCATCTGTCCAGCGACCAGCCCCTGGCCTTTTCTGGCTGCCCAGCAGGGAGGAGGGACGTGGCCTTTACGGAGATGCCAGGAATTATTTTTGGAGAGAAGAGagtccccccgcccccgccccgggaGGAAATGGCTCTGTGATCTATGGGCCGTGGTCGTTTTCAGAGCACAAGTCCAGGCCTCCAGGCCTGCTGCCCAAGTCCTCTTTAATGGGAGCAGGGCTGGCAGAGGCGGGCACACAGAAGCTTCTTTGTCCCAGGGCTGGTGTCAGCGCCTACTGGCTGGATCACCCTGGGGGTGGCCTGAGCCTGGTCACCACCCTGCCTGCAGGACATGGGGCCAGGCTAGGAGACCATGACTCACCCCAGCTACCCTGACTCACCCTGAGACCCTGAGACAGCCCCCTGGGGCCTCCATTTCCCCACAGGCCATGCGCTGGGACTTCTCTGCCCCGCCCACCCTGAGGCCTGGTGTGGAGACGGGGTGAGACAGAAACAGACACTGCTAAGGGCTGGTCCCTAcggtgtag includes these proteins:
- the PEDS1 gene encoding plasmanylethanolamine desaturase 1, yielding MAGAEDGPGQQPELEDDEAASCRRWGAQHAGARELAALYSPGKRFQEWCCVVLCFSLIAHNMAHLLLLARWEHTPLVMLGMVAGALLADFLSGLVHWGADTWGSVELPIVGKAFIRPFREHHIDPTAITRHDFIETNGDNCLLTLLPLLNMAYKFRTQSPEVLEQLYPWECFVFCLIIFGTFTNQIHKWSHTYFGLPCWVVFLQDWHVILPRKHHRIHHVSPHETYFCITTGWLNYPLERMGFWRRLEDIIQALTGEKPRADDMKWAQKIK
- the PEDS1 gene encoding plasmanylethanolamine desaturase 1 isoform X1 is translated as MAGAEDGPGQQPELEDDEAASCRRWGAQHAGARELAALYSPGKRFQEWCCVVLCFSLIAHNMAHLLLLARWEHTPLVMLGMGFHPAIPGASHRPNSHHPARLHRDQRGQLPADAAASVKHGLQVPHPEPRSPGAAVPLGVLRLLPDHLWHLHQPDPQVVAHVLRAAMLGRLPAGLARHPAPQTPSHPPRFPPRDLLLHHHGLAQLPSGEDGLLATPGGHYPGPDRREASGR